From Pedobacter indicus, a single genomic window includes:
- the gmk gene encoding guanylate kinase has translation MNEKLIIFSAPSGAGKTTIVRHLLSKYADQLAFSISACTRQPRENEVDGKDYYFISQEDFLHKIAQKEFVEFEEVYAGTYYGTLRSEIERIWAGQKAVMFDIDVIGGLHLKNKFKEKALAIFVQPPSLEVLSKRLFGRGTDTIDKLNERIEKAKKELEYADQFDVILENDNLEKACERAEQLIENFLFDRNNES, from the coding sequence ATGAATGAAAAGTTAATTATTTTTTCTGCTCCCTCGGGTGCTGGGAAAACGACCATTGTCAGACACCTCCTCTCTAAATATGCTGATCAGCTCGCTTTCTCCATATCTGCTTGCACGCGCCAGCCACGAGAAAATGAGGTAGATGGGAAAGATTATTATTTTATCTCACAGGAAGATTTTCTTCACAAGATTGCCCAAAAAGAGTTCGTTGAATTCGAAGAAGTCTATGCCGGCACCTACTATGGCACGCTCCGATCAGAAATCGAAAGAATATGGGCAGGTCAAAAAGCTGTTATGTTTGATATCGATGTAATTGGAGGATTGCATCTTAAAAACAAATTCAAGGAGAAAGCTTTAGCAATATTTGTGCAACCCCCATCATTGGAAGTTCTTTCTAAGCGGCTTTTTGGGAGAGGGACCGACACAATTGATAAGTTAAACGAGCGAATCGAGAAAGCAAAAAAGGAACTTGAATATGCTGATCAATTTGATGTAATACTGGAGAATGACAACCTAGAAAAAGCATGCGAAAGAGCTGAACAGCTGATAGAGAATTTCCTGTTTGACAGAAATAACGAATCATGA
- the nadD gene encoding nicotinate (nicotinamide) nucleotide adenylyltransferase, translating to MNKIGLFFGSFNPIHTGHLIIANYMANYTDLNEVWLMVSPHNPLKKKSNLANMYDRLEMVNLAIQDTENIRSSDFEFRLNQPSYTIDTLIHLKERYPKKEFILIMGSDNLVSLKKWKNYEVILRDYKVFVYPRPGFEDGEMAQHPSITITDTPLMELSSTFIRKSVANRKSIKFFVPDAVAQFIDSKGLYG from the coding sequence ATGAATAAAATAGGCTTATTTTTTGGCTCCTTCAACCCTATTCATACAGGACATCTGATTATAGCCAATTATATGGCTAATTACACTGATTTGAACGAGGTTTGGTTGATGGTCTCACCACATAACCCACTAAAGAAAAAGAGTAACCTGGCTAATATGTACGATCGTTTAGAGATGGTGAATTTAGCGATACAGGACACCGAAAATATTCGAAGCAGCGACTTTGAGTTCCGGTTAAATCAACCTTCCTATACCATCGACACACTGATTCATCTGAAGGAACGCTATCCGAAAAAGGAATTCATCCTTATTATGGGTTCTGACAACCTGGTAAGTTTAAAAAAGTGGAAAAACTATGAAGTTATTCTTCGTGACTACAAGGTATTTGTATATCCCCGGCCGGGATTTGAGGATGGAGAAATGGCTCAACACCCCTCTATTACAATAACTGATACCCCTTTGATGGAGCTCTCTTCAACCTTCATTAGAAAATCAGTAGCCAATCGAAAAAGCATTAAGTTTTTCGTGCCGGATGCAGTGGCTCAGTTCATCGACAGCAAAGGGCTCTACGGTTAA
- a CDS encoding FAD-dependent monooxygenase — protein sequence MKFTNKNVDLIIVGVNSATLLLASQLVKYGIRPTIIDARKGLSSNSSVITLDRISLDILSRLGFGQVPLESGSECEGLTVQSDGQVLRYFDFSNNLHLSAQNSFVNLEQEKIDKVLLSYLGSQVCPVYWDSKVTAIQQDNNGVNVMIQQAGQPHGVRAEWVVSSDRSDASIYGSLEADYKRWIFKRPIFVSEIEPDEQVDKDQHLVLMKRGFMFAEPSERINRYKLLSTSKGETAIEVKASASIAGAYMRERCIFLGETNFDSFSLFRSSVNIHFQDVCNLSWKLALALLGKIDKSILTSYELERRPVAMRSFKRNYWLMKILLYKGKILSKVRQKFLLKSLDQLLNSKDHYRASSLSLHHSLSENIVSGDRLPNLTIYDERKGNETSLHEWIEKPGFVLLLIGSLSSHLRFKIGQWVKQKYATYMHIYYLPFSDKNKHVFEAFEINPEQHRMVLIRPDGYIAFINDVLNATLVDTYMEGILKWRY from the coding sequence ATGAAGTTTACCAATAAGAATGTCGATTTAATCATCGTTGGGGTGAATTCCGCTACCTTGCTTTTAGCTAGTCAGTTAGTAAAGTATGGTATTCGACCAACGATTATTGACGCGCGCAAAGGCTTATCGAGTAACTCGTCAGTTATTACGTTAGACCGGATATCGCTTGATATTCTAAGCCGGCTAGGATTCGGACAAGTTCCATTAGAGTCTGGAAGTGAGTGCGAAGGCCTGACAGTACAATCTGATGGACAGGTCTTGAGGTATTTTGATTTCAGCAACAACTTACATCTGTCGGCTCAAAACTCGTTTGTGAATCTTGAACAAGAGAAAATCGATAAGGTTTTATTATCCTACCTAGGGTCACAAGTATGTCCGGTATATTGGGACTCAAAGGTTACCGCGATACAGCAAGATAATAATGGCGTTAACGTCATGATACAGCAGGCGGGCCAGCCGCACGGGGTAAGAGCCGAATGGGTAGTTAGCTCGGACAGGTCTGACGCTTCCATATATGGAAGTCTGGAAGCGGATTATAAAAGATGGATTTTTAAAAGGCCGATATTCGTGTCCGAAATTGAACCCGATGAGCAAGTCGACAAAGATCAGCATCTTGTTCTTATGAAGAGGGGTTTTATGTTTGCGGAGCCCAGCGAACGTATAAATCGATATAAACTATTGAGTACAAGCAAGGGTGAAACCGCTATCGAGGTCAAAGCGTCGGCTTCGATAGCGGGTGCATATATGCGCGAACGATGTATTTTTTTAGGGGAAACCAATTTCGATAGTTTCAGTCTGTTTCGATCATCAGTGAATATACACTTTCAGGACGTGTGCAATTTAAGTTGGAAGCTGGCTCTCGCGCTTTTGGGAAAGATCGACAAGTCAATTCTTACATCATATGAACTTGAACGCAGACCTGTAGCAATGAGGTCTTTCAAGAGAAACTATTGGCTAATGAAGATATTACTCTACAAAGGTAAAATTCTTTCTAAAGTCCGTCAGAAGTTTTTATTGAAAAGTTTGGATCAGTTGCTCAACTCGAAAGATCATTATCGAGCGAGTAGCTTGTCTTTGCATCACTCTCTATCCGAGAATATCGTTTCAGGCGATCGATTGCCAAACCTGACAATTTATGATGAAAGGAAAGGTAACGAAACTAGTTTACATGAATGGATCGAAAAACCTGGCTTTGTTTTATTATTGATTGGTAGCTTGTCGAGTCATCTGCGATTTAAAATTGGGCAATGGGTGAAACAAAAATATGCTACCTATATGCATATTTATTACCTTCCTTTCTCAGATAAGAATAAACATGTTTTCGAAGCGTTCGAGATAAATCCTGAGCAGCATAGGATGGTGCTTATTCGTCCAGACGGATATATTGCATTTATCAATGACGTTCTAAACGCAACATTGGTTGATACCTATATGGAAGGGATATTGAAATGGAGATATTAA
- a CDS encoding SAM-dependent methyltransferase, which yields MNRGCLYLIPVPLGPDNAKASFTPYLSDTINEISEYIVENEKTARKFLKQAGLKLPQNQLVIHDYGKHKRGNTSIKDYFQGLLSGKDVGLMSEAGCPGIADPGSEIIAHAHKLGIRVVPLVGPNSIILALMASGFNGQRFTFHGYLPIDKEQRRRQLIYAEKNAIKRQETQIFIETPFRNNALLEDIQKHCNDHTRLCVACDLTTSDEIIISEPVKDWKKRKIDFHKRPAIFLLYR from the coding sequence ATGAACCGTGGTTGTCTATATCTAATTCCTGTACCTTTGGGGCCTGATAATGCGAAAGCTTCTTTTACACCTTATCTTTCCGACACAATAAACGAGATAAGTGAATATATCGTTGAGAACGAGAAAACGGCCAGGAAGTTTTTGAAACAGGCAGGTCTTAAGTTGCCTCAGAATCAGCTTGTTATACACGACTACGGGAAGCATAAAAGGGGGAATACCTCAATTAAGGATTACTTTCAAGGCTTATTGTCTGGCAAGGATGTTGGCCTAATGAGCGAAGCTGGTTGTCCGGGTATAGCCGATCCGGGATCGGAAATTATCGCCCATGCTCACAAACTAGGTATACGTGTTGTTCCGCTTGTAGGACCGAATTCTATTATTTTAGCCTTGATGGCTTCGGGTTTTAATGGCCAGCGTTTCACGTTTCACGGGTATCTCCCAATTGATAAGGAGCAACGGCGGAGGCAGCTGATTTATGCTGAGAAGAACGCGATAAAACGACAAGAAACACAAATCTTTATCGAAACCCCATTTCGAAATAATGCGCTTTTAGAAGATATCCAAAAGCACTGTAATGATCACACAAGGCTATGTGTCGCATGTGATTTGACTACATCAGATGAGATTATCATCAGTGAGCCTGTCAAAGACTGGAAAAAAAGGAAAATAGATTTTCATAAAAGGCCGGCGATCTTTTTATTGTACAGATGA
- a CDS encoding DUF6952 family protein, producing the protein MKLPVIKHLTQFIEENDEDFVIETIETLESLTEAPGLKDDEIDVIGELISNMYGAVEVNKLIKEEGLDKKDALNSFMKRVLGSIDK; encoded by the coding sequence ATGAAGTTACCAGTAATTAAACATTTAACTCAATTTATTGAGGAGAATGATGAGGACTTTGTAATAGAGACCATCGAAACTCTGGAATCATTGACGGAGGCGCCGGGATTGAAGGATGACGAAATTGATGTTATCGGAGAGTTGATCTCCAATATGTATGGCGCTGTTGAAGTGAATAAATTAATTAAGGAAGAGGGGTTAGATAAGAAAGATGCGCTTAATAGCTTTATGAAGCGCGTTTTGGGCTCTATCGACAAGTAA
- a CDS encoding thioredoxin family protein, with amino-acid sequence MVVELDNDNLAEIVGGEDVVLVQYSASWCGNCRIMKPKFKKLAGENEGMKFVIADAEKFPESRKLADVSNLPTFAAFKGGKLVNQIQTNKLDPLTQLVNEVTSN; translated from the coding sequence ATGGTAGTAGAATTAGATAATGATAATTTGGCGGAGATCGTCGGAGGAGAGGATGTTGTATTGGTACAGTATTCAGCTTCTTGGTGCGGGAACTGCAGAATTATGAAACCAAAATTTAAAAAATTGGCTGGTGAGAATGAAGGAATGAAATTTGTCATCGCAGATGCAGAAAAATTTCCTGAATCTAGAAAGCTGGCTGATGTAAGTAATTTGCCAACTTTTGCGGCCTTTAAAGGTGGTAAGTTGGTGAATCAGATTCAAACAAATAAGTTGGATCCATTAACGCAATTAGTGAATGAAGTTACCAGTAATTAA
- a CDS encoding peroxiredoxin yields MSLVGKKFPNITVDAMDHMGDDLKINIFQEATSKGKKVLLFWYPKDFTFVCPTELHAFQEALPEFEKRNTIVIGASCDTNEVHFAWLNTEKDNGGIEGVTYPILADTTRNLANILGILDVQKAEYDEQLDSLIIEGSNVTFRATYLIDEDGKVFHESVNDMPLGRNVKEYIRLIDAYAHVQKFGEVCPANWEEGKEAMNANRDGVASYLAAH; encoded by the coding sequence ATGAGTTTAGTAGGAAAAAAATTCCCCAACATTACAGTAGATGCCATGGATCACATGGGCGATGACTTAAAGATCAACATTTTTCAAGAAGCGACTTCGAAGGGAAAGAAAGTATTATTGTTTTGGTACCCTAAAGATTTTACTTTCGTTTGTCCAACTGAATTGCATGCTTTCCAGGAAGCATTGCCTGAATTTGAAAAAAGGAATACCATTGTTATCGGGGCATCATGTGATACGAATGAAGTTCACTTCGCTTGGTTGAATACAGAAAAAGACAACGGAGGAATCGAAGGTGTAACGTACCCGATTTTAGCAGATACCACTCGTAACTTAGCGAATATATTAGGTATTCTGGACGTACAGAAAGCTGAATATGACGAACAGTTGGATTCATTGATTATCGAAGGATCGAACGTTACTTTTAGAGCGACTTATCTGATCGATGAAGATGGAAAAGTATTCCACGAAAGCGTGAACGATATGCCACTAGGCCGTAATGTTAAAGAATATATCCGTCTGATTGATGCTTATGCTCACGTACAGAAGTTTGGTGAGGTTTGTCCCGCAAACTGGGAAGAAGGAAAAGAAGCTATGAACGCTAATAGAGATGGCGTTGCAAGTTATCTAGCGGCACATTAA
- a CDS encoding SRPBCC family protein: MKTKTINQEVKINASAEKVWQVLWEKESYKKWAAAYTDGSHYTGDLQQGGRVQFLDPNNNGMESEVHSLTENRKITFHHLHELEAGKEGQKLGNLVEKYELEEQDGVTTLSVTSDMPEKYFADLDAGTAKALQIVKELAEA; the protein is encoded by the coding sequence ATGAAGACAAAAACGATCAATCAGGAGGTCAAGATCAATGCAAGTGCGGAAAAGGTCTGGCAAGTATTATGGGAGAAAGAATCCTATAAAAAATGGGCAGCAGCTTATACGGACGGATCACATTACACCGGTGATCTCCAACAGGGAGGGCGGGTACAATTCCTCGACCCAAATAACAACGGTATGGAAAGCGAGGTGCATTCCCTGACCGAAAACCGGAAGATAACCTTCCATCACCTGCATGAACTCGAAGCCGGAAAAGAAGGACAGAAGCTCGGCAACTTAGTGGAAAAATATGAGCTTGAAGAGCAAGATGGTGTTACCACACTATCCGTAACCTCGGACATGCCGGAGAAATACTTTGCCGATTTAGACGCCGGAACAGCAAAGGCATTGCAAATAGTAAAGGAATTGGCAGAAGCGTAA
- a CDS encoding VOC family protein has product MAPQPSKIWADYPIKDIHKSKEFYTKLGFTVNESVHDGDSFLSLNIGDSGFILNLFQTSRFENAVKTKVADQGNEVNFSISAESKEEVLEWEKALDSIGADIISRPEQMKEGWWVMRFADPDGHRWVVLNM; this is encoded by the coding sequence ATGGCTCCGCAACCATCGAAGATCTGGGCAGATTATCCGATCAAAGATATTCATAAGTCCAAAGAATTCTATACAAAGCTTGGATTCACAGTCAACGAAAGCGTACACGACGGCGACAGTTTCCTCTCGCTCAACATCGGGGATTCCGGTTTTATTCTGAACCTGTTCCAAACGTCCCGCTTTGAAAATGCCGTAAAAACCAAAGTAGCTGATCAGGGAAACGAAGTGAATTTCAGTATCTCCGCAGAAAGTAAGGAGGAAGTGTTGGAATGGGAGAAAGCACTCGACAGCATTGGTGCCGACATCATCAGCCGTCCCGAACAGATGAAAGAAGGCTGGTGGGTCATGCGCTTTGCGGATCCCGACGGACACAGGTGGGTCGTATTGAACATGTAA
- a CDS encoding NAD(P)-dependent alcohol dehydrogenase — MKTAIYKRYGGPEVVSLQETLKPQPKDNEILIKVYASSVNRTDCGFRGADYFISRLFSGLLAPKLKVLGCEFAGKIEAIGKAVTEFNVGDRVFGYDDSNFGGHAEYKVIDAGAAVTTLPLPLSYAEGAALTEGSHYALGNIRAAGVKPGDFVLVYGATGAIGSAAVQLLKHIGTYVVAVSNTKNTRLIESLGADEVIDYMKQDFTKTTLRFDFIFDAVGKSSFGQCKPLMKDKGVYISTELGQGWENILLAMLAPFKRGKRVLFPIPTTKKEDIIYLRQLAENNIFKPVIDREYPLDEIVEAHRYVETGQKTGNVIIKIA; from the coding sequence TTGAAAACAGCGATTTATAAACGATACGGTGGTCCCGAGGTAGTATCTTTACAAGAAACACTGAAACCTCAACCAAAAGACAATGAAATACTGATTAAGGTATATGCCTCTTCCGTAAATCGCACCGACTGTGGTTTCCGCGGTGCGGATTATTTCATATCACGACTTTTTAGTGGACTACTTGCACCAAAGCTCAAGGTATTAGGCTGCGAGTTTGCCGGAAAAATAGAGGCAATCGGCAAAGCCGTAACGGAGTTCAATGTTGGAGACCGTGTTTTCGGTTATGATGATAGTAACTTCGGCGGCCATGCCGAATATAAAGTTATTGACGCAGGTGCAGCTGTAACAACACTCCCCCTGCCTCTCAGCTATGCTGAAGGAGCAGCCCTTACTGAAGGCAGTCATTATGCACTCGGCAATATCCGGGCCGCAGGAGTAAAGCCGGGTGACTTCGTTCTTGTGTATGGCGCTACTGGGGCGATCGGCTCAGCCGCAGTACAATTACTAAAACACATAGGCACCTATGTAGTAGCTGTTTCCAACACAAAAAACACAAGACTAATTGAGTCCTTAGGGGCCGACGAGGTCATCGACTATATGAAGCAAGACTTCACAAAGACGACTCTTCGTTTCGATTTTATCTTCGATGCCGTAGGCAAAAGTTCTTTCGGTCAATGCAAACCTCTAATGAAAGATAAAGGCGTGTATATATCTACCGAATTAGGCCAAGGATGGGAGAATATACTATTAGCGATGTTAGCACCTTTTAAACGAGGGAAAAGAGTACTATTCCCAATACCGACAACAAAAAAAGAAGATATTATCTACCTGCGTCAATTAGCAGAAAACAATATCTTCAAACCTGTTATCGATCGAGAATACCCCTTAGATGAAATCGTCGAAGCTCACCGTTATGTTGAAACTGGACAGAAAACAGGTAATGTTATTATAAAAATAGCTTAG
- a CDS encoding TonB-dependent receptor has translation MKRRYGKSIIWLWSAIIGTCFSLNIVFAQNPSFNVQGKLLNSRTNESISFLVITANSQSAEYRAISDDKGGFLLENLPAGSYMLSISSIHFQPKDIQLVLNKDTTINITLEPAQRVLDDVYITASESKGLTSSSTIDRKAMEHLQPSSFTDILELLPGGRAIDPKLTAMNQIRLREVEEASAGYDISSLGTAFYIDGSPINTTANMQTTSGFTTTDPHGSRNSTNKGVDMRSIPTDQIESVEIVRGIPSVEYGDLTSGLVKITRKKGNTPYSVRIKADGFSKLMAAGKGFYFPEKNLSLNADIDFLDSQSDPRDNYENFKRLSGSIRTEKLWETNQGEFAWNASIDYGTTIDNQRTDPDNSYALTDSYKSTYNRVALSNHFTYKFANKSVLKSLNLSTNFSYQNDLVDLVRWTQARTATVLINSLEEGAHDARYVTPSYAAELRVDGKPLNAFVKARANFEFRTKQINHQFKVGAETNYSKNYGEGQVYDLDFPLRQDQTARPRAFNSIPAMHNLSFFAEDVMHMYVGDHTVNLSAGLRGMGLLSMDKQYSIANKIHLDPRLNIKWTLPQMEINQQRLSIGFGGGYGIHTKLPTLNHLYPDPIYEDIIQLNFYHNNPEFRKANVMTYITDPTNYDLAAAVNKKWEINSDITFAGNRLAITYFNEKMNSGFRNTSRYRALDYRRYDNTSIDAGNLTEAPETSDFEYEEAREFMVYSINTNGGSLDKEGIEYQFTTKRFTSINTRFTLNGAWFKSTYASSQPSYQAITQNVISDGKVRQYVGVYEEDAGNVRQQFNTNLIVDSYLPKLGLTLSSSVQSFWFTVRQQNFNSGRPTAYMDIQEEWHPYTDAELSHPDLQWLNIPRHESTFRKYRVPIDLQVNLKATKEFKNKVRISMFVNRLFKYAPNYESYGITQYRQDLTAPYFGMELNFTL, from the coding sequence GTGAAAAGAAGGTACGGAAAATCAATTATTTGGCTATGGTCAGCTATTATCGGCACTTGCTTCTCGTTGAATATCGTGTTTGCACAAAATCCCTCATTCAATGTTCAGGGAAAGCTATTAAATAGTCGTACCAATGAGTCAATCTCATTCTTAGTGATTACAGCAAACAGCCAATCAGCAGAGTACCGGGCGATAAGCGATGACAAGGGTGGGTTTTTACTGGAAAACTTACCGGCCGGCTCCTATATGCTAAGTATCTCTTCTATACACTTCCAACCCAAAGATATTCAACTTGTTCTCAATAAAGACACAACAATAAATATCACGCTCGAACCCGCACAGCGTGTTCTTGACGACGTTTACATCACAGCCTCCGAATCTAAAGGCTTGACGAGTTCTTCAACGATCGACCGGAAAGCAATGGAGCACCTTCAGCCATCCAGCTTCACCGATATATTGGAACTACTGCCCGGTGGGAGGGCGATTGACCCTAAACTGACGGCCATGAATCAAATCCGGCTCAGGGAAGTTGAAGAGGCTAGCGCCGGATATGATATTAGTTCGCTCGGAACAGCGTTCTATATAGACGGCAGCCCCATTAATACAACTGCCAATATGCAAACAACCAGTGGATTTACTACCACAGACCCCCACGGATCGCGTAATTCAACAAACAAGGGTGTCGATATGCGATCCATTCCTACCGACCAAATCGAGTCGGTCGAAATTGTCAGAGGGATTCCCAGCGTAGAATATGGAGATTTGACCAGCGGACTTGTTAAAATTACCCGTAAGAAAGGGAACACCCCTTATTCTGTTCGAATAAAGGCCGACGGTTTCAGTAAATTAATGGCAGCGGGAAAAGGTTTCTATTTCCCAGAAAAAAACCTATCGCTAAACGCAGATATCGACTTTTTAGATTCCCAATCGGATCCTCGTGACAATTACGAAAATTTTAAACGCTTAAGCGGATCTATCCGCACAGAAAAGTTGTGGGAAACCAACCAAGGTGAATTTGCCTGGAACGCTTCCATCGATTACGGGACTACAATCGACAATCAACGTACTGATCCGGATAATAGTTATGCACTTACCGATAGCTACAAATCGACCTATAATCGTGTTGCCCTGAGCAATCATTTTACCTATAAATTTGCCAATAAGTCAGTTTTAAAGTCATTAAACCTGTCTACCAACTTCAGTTATCAGAACGACTTGGTTGACCTCGTAAGATGGACGCAGGCCAGAACCGCCACAGTGTTGATCAATTCACTTGAAGAAGGCGCGCATGATGCAAGGTATGTAACACCAAGTTACGCTGCTGAACTTCGTGTAGATGGCAAACCCCTCAATGCCTTTGTTAAGGCAAGAGCTAACTTCGAATTCCGAACAAAACAAATAAATCATCAGTTTAAAGTCGGCGCAGAAACCAATTACAGCAAGAACTACGGTGAGGGGCAAGTATATGATCTGGATTTTCCATTAAGACAAGATCAAACTGCCCGTCCAAGAGCTTTTAATTCTATTCCCGCCATGCATAACCTCTCCTTCTTTGCCGAAGATGTCATGCATATGTATGTCGGTGACCATACCGTCAACCTATCAGCTGGGTTAAGAGGCATGGGCTTGCTGAGCATGGATAAACAATATTCTATTGCCAATAAAATACACTTGGATCCCCGGCTGAATATCAAGTGGACGCTGCCACAAATGGAAATAAACCAACAGAGACTATCCATTGGCTTTGGAGGCGGATATGGAATTCACACCAAGCTGCCAACATTGAATCATTTATATCCAGATCCAATCTACGAAGATATTATCCAGCTGAACTTCTATCACAACAATCCTGAATTCAGAAAGGCGAATGTGATGACCTACATTACTGATCCGACCAACTACGATCTAGCTGCTGCTGTGAATAAGAAATGGGAGATCAATAGTGATATTACCTTTGCGGGCAACCGACTGGCGATTACTTATTTCAACGAAAAAATGAATTCTGGCTTTCGGAACACCTCCAGGTATCGAGCATTAGACTACAGAAGATATGACAATACATCGATTGATGCCGGCAACCTTACGGAAGCACCAGAAACAAGTGATTTCGAATATGAAGAAGCACGGGAGTTCATGGTTTATTCAATCAACACCAACGGTGGTTCTCTGGATAAGGAGGGAATCGAATATCAGTTCACAACAAAGCGTTTTACCAGTATCAATACGCGTTTCACGCTTAACGGAGCATGGTTCAAATCAACCTACGCCAGTTCCCAACCTTCATACCAGGCTATCACACAAAATGTGATAAGCGACGGGAAAGTCAGACAATATGTAGGTGTCTATGAAGAAGATGCTGGAAATGTGAGACAACAATTTAACACGAATTTGATCGTAGATAGCTATCTGCCAAAATTGGGTCTCACGCTCTCTAGTTCTGTTCAGAGCTTTTGGTTCACAGTTAGACAACAAAACTTTAACTCAGGCAGACCAACAGCCTACATGGATATCCAAGAGGAATGGCACCCTTATACGGATGCAGAACTTTCGCATCCCGACTTGCAGTGGCTAAATATTCCGCGTCATGAAAGTACCTTTAGAAAATACAGGGTACCCATCGATCTTCAGGTAAATTTAAAAGCTACGAAAGAATTTAAGAACAAAGTACGGATTTCCATGTTTGTAAACCGTCTGTTTAAATACGCACCGAACTATGAGTCGTATGGCATTACCCAGTATAGACAAGATCTTACGGCTCCTTATTTTGGGATGGAACTTAATTTCACATTGTAA
- a CDS encoding DUF4876 domain-containing protein, protein MNKLKTIGFSFVLTFAVLLQACTKDDDLSTKKTDLKVTIENPTGLQNVELKSGTISFTEINSGDVTSSDEFTDNELIVTLTEGSYDISFEGEIEYQLDGKTQTSTVRGYQTGLVLNGPTAVTTIDLFLHSETAGFVIKEIFFTGTGSFEGKPYHGDKYFIIQNNSDEVLYADGLVIAESAFTTTSKTQYTPDIMNEAFTAGDRSIVMIPGNGEDYPIEPGASFTIANNAINHLELNPNSLDLTGAEFELELIANLNVDNPEVPNLTNIILPLLMHDRGFKSYVLAKFEVSPEEFKVQNKYTYEYVASGIERSRDAYKIPNEWIIDAVNLSVEAEFQWIVTSPSLDMGWTYVGKVDSDESRYGKSVTRKVLSTTPDGREILQDTNNSTVDFEPETIPSLMN, encoded by the coding sequence ATGAACAAGTTAAAAACGATCGGATTCAGTTTTGTCCTAACATTTGCAGTTTTATTGCAAGCCTGTACAAAGGACGATGATCTATCCACGAAAAAAACAGATCTTAAGGTTACGATAGAAAATCCAACAGGTTTACAAAACGTAGAGCTTAAAAGTGGCACTATTTCTTTCACTGAAATCAATAGCGGAGACGTAACCTCTTCGGATGAATTTACCGATAATGAACTAATCGTCACCTTAACAGAGGGCTCTTATGATATCTCTTTTGAAGGAGAGATTGAATATCAGCTTGATGGAAAAACTCAAACATCTACTGTTCGCGGATATCAAACAGGATTGGTACTCAATGGTCCAACGGCGGTAACGACAATTGACCTGTTTCTTCATAGTGAAACGGCCGGATTTGTTATTAAGGAGATATTTTTCACTGGAACAGGCAGCTTTGAAGGAAAACCCTATCATGGAGATAAATATTTCATTATCCAAAACAACTCTGATGAGGTGCTTTATGCTGATGGATTGGTGATCGCAGAATCAGCTTTCACCACGACTAGTAAAACCCAATACACTCCCGACATAATGAACGAAGCATTCACCGCAGGAGATAGAAGCATTGTCATGATTCCGGGCAACGGCGAAGACTATCCCATAGAACCGGGAGCATCTTTTACTATCGCTAATAATGCGATTAATCACCTCGAACTAAACCCGAACTCACTTGACCTAACTGGTGCTGAGTTTGAACTTGAGCTTATCGCCAACCTTAATGTAGACAATCCCGAAGTGCCTAATTTAACCAATATTATTTTACCATTGTTGATGCATGACCGTGGATTTAAAAGCTATGTTTTAGCTAAATTCGAGGTTAGCCCAGAAGAATTTAAAGTTCAAAATAAATATACTTATGAATACGTTGCCTCGGGTATCGAACGAAGCCGAGATGCATATAAAATACCAAATGAATGGATTATTGACGCCGTTAATTTAAGCGTAGAAGCAGAATTTCAATGGATTGTAACTTCGCCGTCCCTCGACATGGGCTGGACATACGTTGGAAAAGTAGACAGTGATGAGAGCCGCTACGGAAAAAGTGTTACACGTAAAGTATTGTCAACTACCCCTGACGGACGCGAAATATTACAAGATACCAATAATTCAACCGTAGACTTTGAGCCTGAAACTATACCATCCTTAATGAATTAA